One Mangifera indica cultivar Alphonso chromosome 4, CATAS_Mindica_2.1, whole genome shotgun sequence genomic region harbors:
- the LOC123212970 gene encoding bifunctional endo-1,4-beta-xylanase XylA-like encodes MGSWRNRPRFFNRQRVPKSPPEYDKDPYSSGSIEDGTPLWEKKFCFLIGSVPWQKVVHTKKFMYSNNVLNWDDSAGKEAFNNAKNRFWAEINGFPCNISLPDPDIYIDEINWDPDIDPELIKNLESVFFDPNDEENKRRFEHGNKKSRNLTAVASKSCNGNSEIIDNPWESNNCVQGRDNLKDEAQDRNRWGNSNNNLNTYQDGNPWERSFTQSDEDVNAEVHGWNQWENKDNNSMNLNCDYNPWELNLNKCNEAVKSNAWGKSRGWDQWVNHVDQFSNWANNASSWKPSEKWGDIGTNSGCWNPQKSWKLNSGDNPSDHYFVQNGEPPKDRGWRTRGGNARSWKQQDKYRSAPKHSEFGRCDWGWGAQNECRQKREGSHLTSYRGYGYQQDYRQTGQCWRSRNANKRVSLG; translated from the exons ATGGGAAGTTGGAGAAATCGACCTAGATTTTTCAATCGACAAAGAGTTCCAAAGTCACCTCCTGAATATGACAAAGACCCTTATTCTTCAG GGTCTATTGAAGATGGTACACCTTTGTGGGAAAAGAAATTTTGCTTTTTGATTGGTTCAGTACCCTGGCAGAAGGTTGTGCATACCAAAAAGTTTATGTATAGCAATAATGTACTCAACTGGGATGACTCAGCTGGCAAGGAGGCAtttaataatgcaaaaaatCGTTTTTGGGCTGAGATCAATGGCTTCCCCTGCAACATATCTCTCCCGGACCCTGatatttatattgatgaaaTAAATTGGGATCCTGACATTGATCCTGAACTGATTAAGAACTTAGAATCTGTTTTCTTTGAtcctaatgatgaagaaaaCAAGAGAAGGTTTGAGCATGGAAACAAGAAGTCAAGAAATTTAACTGCTGTTGCTTCAAAAAGCTGTAATGGAAATTCTGAAATCATTGACAATCCTTGGGAAAGTAACAACTGTGTGCAAGGTAGGGACAACTTGAAGGATGAAGCACAGGACAGGAACCGATGGGGTAACAGTAACaataatttgaatacatatcAGGATGGCAATCCTTGGGAGAGAAGCTTTACGCAGAGTGATGAAGATGTGAACGCCGAAGTACATGGCTGGAACCAGTGGGAAAATAAAGACAATAAttctatgaatttaaattgtGATTATAATCCCTGGGAACTCAACCTTAATAAGTGTAATGAAGCTGTAAAGAGCAATGCGTGGGGAAAGTCTCGGGGCTGGGATCAGTGGGTAAACCATGTCGATCAGTTTAGTAATTGGGCTAACAATGCCAGTTCCTGGAAGCCTAGTGAAAAATGGGGTGACATTGGGACTAATTCTGGGTGTTGGAATCCGCAGAAGTCCTGGAAGTTGAATAGTGGTGACAATCCTTCGGATCACTACTTTGTTCAGAATGGTGAGCCTCCTAAAGATAGAGGATGGCGAACTCGTGGAGGCAATGCACGGAGTTGGAAACAACAAGACAAATATAGAAGTGCGCCAAAACATTCAGAATTTGGAAGATGTGATTGGGGTTGGGGAGCCCAGAATGAGTGTCGTCAGAAGAGGGAAGGCTCTCATCTAACTAGTTACAGGGGCTATGGATATCAGCAAGACTATAGGCAAACGGGTCAGTGCTGGAGGAGCAGAAATGCTAACAAGAGGGTTTCACTTGGGTAG
- the LOC123213112 gene encoding protein IQ-DOMAIN 11, with protein MAKKKSWFNLVKRFFTSDTGSKSEKEKKKRKWIFGRPKIKGLPNIAAAPSIASQGRTLSEAEEEHSKHALTVAIATAAAAEAAVAAAEAAAEVVRLTGTPESLHQCEREKGEDSPIEIKIDAPQLTNQYERKIQELAAIKIQTAFRGYLARKALRALKGIVKLQAIIRGQNVRRQAITTLKCLQSIVNIQSQVCAMRYGMTGAWHCDASKQLQTLKDKIIKMDSNSRRRWDDSTLTKEEADALFQSKKEAFIKRERAKEYAFSHRKSAESEQNKVSGRWRFWLEQWVDTQVMKSKELEDLDTVWTSDRKAKEEYVGKGLRLKNLQRQYQVEGLDSPSLVQQRSMHRRKCSLGEENSFSTSPVVPTYMAATESAKAKARSMSSPKLRTSSFDTYSESYSPCKNRLSLVSPIRSEVSSCSRIGTGRPSVYQQRSPGLKGVQGPVKSLSIKAANDLSFNSECSILNWERQSTYG; from the exons ATGGCAAAGAAGAAGAGCTGGTTCAATCTGGTAAAAAGATTCTTTACTTCCGACACAGGTTCAAAATCTGAAAAG gagaagaagaaaaggaaatggATATTTGGAAGGCCAAAGATCAAAGGGTTGCCTAACATCGCAGCAGCGCCATCGATAGCATCACAAGGCAGAACGCTTAGTGAAGCAGAGGAAGAGCATAGCAAGCATGCTCTAACAGTAGCCATTGCCACAGCTGCTGCGGCGGAAGCAGCTGTGGCTGCTGCTGAGGCTGCAGCTGAGGTTGTGAGACTTACTGGAACCCCTGAATCACTTCATCAatgtgaaagagaaaaaggagaagACTCCCccattgaaattaaaattgatgctCCTCAGTTAACTAATCAATATGAGAGGAAGATCCAGGAACTTGCTGCCATTAAAATTCAAACTGCATTTCGGGGTTACCTT GCAAGGAAAGCTTTGAGGGCATTGAAGGGCATAGTGAAGCTTCAAGCGATTATTAGAGGTCAAAACGTGAGGCGCCAAGCTATTACTACTCTCAAATGCCTGCAGTCCATTGTAAATATCCAGTCACAGGTCTGTGCAATGAGATATGGAATGACAGGTGCTTGGCATTGTGATGCATCTAAACAGTTGCAGACTCTGAAGGACAAGATCATTAAG ATGGACTCAAACAGTCGAAGAAGATGGGATGACAGCACTTTGACAAAGGAAGAGGCAGATGCATTGTTCCAAAGCAAGAAAGAAGCTTTTATCAAGAGAGAACGGGCGAAGGAATACGCGTTCAGCCATAGG AAATCAGCTGAATCAGAACAGAACAAGGTTAGTGGAAGATGGAGATTCTGGCTAGAGCAATGGGTCGATACACAAGTAATGAAGAGTAAAGAGCTTGAAGATTTGGACACAGTGTGGACTTCAGATAGAAAGGCAAAAGAAGAATACGTAGGAAAAGGGCTGAGACTGAAAAATCTCCAGAGACAATATCAGGTTGAAGGATTGGATTCACCATCATTAGTTCAGCAAAGGTCAATGCATCGAAGGAAGTGCTCACTCGGAGAAGAAAACTCATTCTCTACCTCTCCTGTAGTTCCAACATACATGGCAGCAACTGAATCAGCCAAGGCAAAAGCAAGATCAATGAGCTCACCGAAACTGAGGACTAGCAGTTTTGATACTTATTCCGAAAGCTATTCGCCATGTAAGAATAGGCTTTCATTAGTATCTCCAATCAGAAGCGAAGTTTCAAGTTGTAGTAGGATAGGCACTGGCAGGCCTAGTGTTTATCAGCAGAGATCTCCTGGCTTGAAGGGTGTTCAAGGTCCCGTAAAATCACTTTCAATCAAGGCAGCGAATGATCTCAGCTTTAATTCAGAATGCTCTATACTGAACTGGGAAAGACAAAGTACCTACGGATGA